The following are encoded in a window of Haemorhous mexicanus isolate bHaeMex1 chromosome 7, bHaeMex1.pri, whole genome shotgun sequence genomic DNA:
- the ZNF503 gene encoding zinc finger protein 503: protein MITSPSLSAIRSSKRSSSLSEPGGSPRRSRSAADLAGPNGHAGNNGSSAAAKPCFHAVPPSDPLRQANRLPIKVLKMLTARTGHILHPEYLQPLPSTPVSPIELDAKKSPLALLAQTCSQIGKPDPSPSSKLSSVTSNGSGGDKDSKSGPLKLSDIGVEDKSSFKPYSKPGAEKKEPGAAGCAGAPAAGVAAGEKSGFRVPSATCQPFTPRTGSPNSSASACSPGLLPAEDKGGEDKKDSEGCGKSGSSGSEGGPGTTSISHSRISVSCAGINVEVNQHQESTPGSKPIASDSASSCSSTTATSSTSVLGSGLVAPVSPYKPGQTVFPLPPAGMSYPGTLAGAYAGYPPQFLPHGVALDPTKSSSLVGAQLAAASSLGCSKPAGSSPLAGASPPSVMTASLCRDPYCLSYHCASHLAGAAGASCAHDQALKSGYPLVYPTHPLHSVHSSLTGATPPSLAGHPLYPYGFMLPNDPQPHICNWVSANGPCDKRFATSEELLSHLRTHTAFPGTDKLLSSYPSSSSLASAAAAAMACHMHIPTTGAPGSPGTLALRSPHHALGLGSRYHPYSKSPLPTPGAPVPVPAATGPYYSPYALYGQRLTTASALGYQ, encoded by the exons ATGATCACATCGCCCTCGCTTTCTGCTATAAGAAGTAGTAagcgcagcagcagcctcagcgAGCCCGGAGGCAGCCCCCGCCGCAGCCGCAGCGCCGCCGACCTCGCCGGGCCGAACGGGCACGCTGGGAATAACGGCAGCAGCGCCGCCGCCAAGCCCTGCTTCCACGCAGTCCCCCCCTCGGACCCGCTACGCCAAGCCAACCGCCTACCCATCAAAGTCTTGAAAATGCTCACGGCGCGGACTGGACACATTTTACACCCTGAATACCTGCAGCCTTTACCCTCCACGCCCGTCAGCCCCATCGAG CTGGATGCAAAGAAGAGCCCCCTGGCCCTTTTGGCACAAACTTGCTCTCAGATAGGGAAGCCGGACCCGTCCCCTTCCTCCAAACTCTCCTCGGTCACCTCCAATGGCTCCGGAGGCGACAAGGACTCCAAGTCGGGCCCCTTGAAGCTCAGCGACATCGGCGTGGAGGACAAATCCAGCTTCAAGCCGTACTCCAAGCCGGGCGCGGAGAAGAAGGAGCCGGGGGCGGCGGGCTGCGCGGGCGCCCCCGCCGCGGGGGTCGCGGCCGGGGAGAAGTCGGGATTCCGGGTGCCGAGCGCCACCTGCCAGCCGTTCACCCCAAGGACAGGCAGCCCCAACTCCAGCGCCTCCGCCTGCTCGCCCGGGCTGCTGCCGGCCGAGGACAAAGGCGGGGAGGACAAGAAGGACTCGGAGGGCTGCGGAAAGAGCGGCAGCTCCGGCTCGGAGGGAGGCCCGGGCACCACCAGCATCAGCCACAGCCGGATTAGCGTGAGCTGTGCCGGGATTAACGTGGAGGTCAACCAGCATCAGGAGAGCACGCCGGGCTCCAAGCCCATCGCATCGGACTCcgcctcctcctgcagcagcaccaccgCCACCTCCTCCACCTCCGTTCTGGGCTCCGGCCTCGTGGCCCCCGTCTCCCCTTACAAGCCGGGCCAGACCGTTTTCCCCTTGCCCCCGGCGGGCATGAGCTACCCGGGGACGCTGGCTGGAGCCTACGCCGGCTACCCGCCACAGTTCCTGCCGCACGGAGTGGCTCTGGACCCCACCAAATCCTCCAGCCTGGTGGGGGCCCAGCTGGCCGCcgccagcagcctgggctgcagcaagcCGGCGGGGTCGAGCCCGCTGGCGGGCGCGTCGCCGCCGTCGGTGATGACGGCGAGCCTGTGCCGAGACCCGTACTGCCTGAGCTACCACTGCGCCAGCCACCTGGCAGGCGCCGCCGGAGCCTCCTGCGCCCACGACCAAGCCCTCAAGTCCGGATACCCCCTCGTCTACCCCACCCACCCTTTGCACAGCGTCCACTCCTCGCTGACCGGCGCCACGCCGCCTTCGCTAGCCGGCCACCCTTTGTACCCCTACGGCTTCATGCTCCCCAACGACCCCCAGCCACACATCTGCAACTGGGTGTCGGCCAACGGACCCTGCGACAAGCGCTTTGCCACCTCGGAGGAGCTGCTTAGCCACTTGCGGACCCATACTGCCTTCCCAGGCACCGATAAACTCCTCTCCAGCTACCCCAGCTCCTCGTCGCTGGCCAGCGCAGCGGCTGCGGCCATGGCGTGCCACATGCACATCCCCACGACGGGCGCCCCGGGCAGCCCGGGCACGCTGGCCTTGCGCAGCCCGCACCACGCGCTGGGACTCGGCAGCCGCTACCACCCGTACTCCAagagccccctgcccacccccgGGGCCCCCGTGCCCGTGCCCGCTGCCACTGGACCCTACTACTCCCCTTACGCACTCTATGGGCAGAGACTCACCACAGCCTCGGCCCTGGGGTACCAGTGA